In Zingiber officinale cultivar Zhangliang chromosome 1A, Zo_v1.1, whole genome shotgun sequence, the DNA window ATTTCATTAGATAAGAAGAGTTTGAAAGTTCGAATCCTAGCCTACGTAGCTTGTTTTTTTTCGTAAATTCATTGTTTCGAGCCGAGTTCGAGAGCTCGAGCCCATAATTAAATGGTCGAGCTCGAGCTCAGATTCAAAAACTcgctcgagctcgagccgagcctcTTTAGTTTTCTCGAGCTTGAGCTGACCCAAGCTCAAGCTTGACGtgactcatttacatccctaggtGCATGTTCATTGGCAACTCTCTTATTTCTTAAAAAAGCAAGAAGCAAGATTAGGTGTCGAAATCCTCCACTGAGTCCGAATATCGTGCTATCTCCTCTGCATGTTTTGAGATTATTTAGCTTCGAGCTACCTCAAATAGAACGTACTCCACTTCATGCAAATAATTTGAGGGGGGTatgctgatatatttactaagaCTTTCTCACGATAGCGATATCATTTTCTAATTACCAAATTGATATTTTATGATCACCCAACATTAATTTGAGGGGAGTATCAATGACAAAGATTATGACTTAGGTTTTAAGatctaatttatcataatttatatattaacagtATATATTCTTTGCTAATATACTTACCTATTAACAGTATATATTTTACCTAAAATagattaataataattaatatatattgtTACCTAAAGTAGATTAacaataattaatataattactGTAAATATTTTCTTACCTAAAATAAGTTATACAACCATTCTTATTTAAAGAAaagatcattaaaaaaaaaaaaaaaaaaaagacattcaACCATTTTATCAAATCTTATCATTTCTAGCTGAGCAGTGAGTGCTAAATAGCTTAATAGATGAGTCATAGGCATTTTTTTAATCCCACTCGATTTCTCTGTGAGTAGTCAAGTTGGAAATGTTGATTGTGGACACTCCATTAGAAGCAACAAGGTCAAAAGGTGAATCCTCTGAGAACTCGGTTGGCATGGATTTCCAGTACAAGGAAGGCTTCCAATCTGcttcttttaaaatcttaattatctcAGCTACAAGTATCTTGCTTCCTTCAGAAGATAAGTGAATACCGTCACTGCAATAAACTCTAGTCAGTAGAACTATTAAGCAAAAGAACATTACAAGTTGACCCAATTCAAGACATAAATAACAAGTATCCACATTAACTCAATTATGTAGGTAAGAAGATTAACTAGCATACTGTTTTTTAACCTAAATGAGCAGTTAGATCTCAAGTAATCACTGAACTAACAGCATGATGGATTAGACTTACGTAAGAAAACAAGCAGTTTGCCAGTCATCCTGCTTTTGTATTGCATTGAACATATCAACAAATTTTATGTCCATCTCCTTGCACAATTTTACACAAGCTTCAGAATATTGCCAGCACAATTCATTTGTCCGAACTATCTTACTTATGTAAGGACTGGAAATGATAATAAAATGGTCAAAGCTACATAAAGATGAACAAACAACCTAACTAGCAGATAACAAACAAATAGCTCCAAATGCCCAATCATTTACCTTTGTGCACAGCGGATCATTTCCTCATTGACGGGTGGATTTGAAAGGAAGATAACGCGTGTTTTTCCAGATAAGCTCTGAAAATAAAATCAATGTGTTATGATGCAAGAACATGGTAACGAAATTCCAACTAAGCCTTGAAAACTGCCACCTTGAGATGAGTTCCTATCTTTCTCATGTTCTCAATATACTCGGGTAGAGGCACATGAGGACCTAGTCCAGATGAGTGAGAACCCATTGAGTCGTTGCCACCAAAATAAACTATCACTAAAGAAGGTTGCACAGCTGCG includes these proteins:
- the LOC122010325 gene encoding GDSL esterase/lipase CPRD49-like isoform X1, with the translated sequence MVGPARPVFVLFGSSIVQFSFSNGGWGAILADVYARKADIILRGYLGWNSRRGVQVLEEVFPKDAAVQPSLVIVYFGGNDSMGSHSSGLGPHVPLPEYIENMRKIGTHLKSLSGKTRVIFLSNPPVNEEMIRCAQSPYISKIVRTNELCWQYSEACVKLCKEMDIKFVDMFNAIQKQDDWQTACFLTDGIHLSSEGSKILVAEIIKILKEADWKPSLYWKSMPTEFSEDSPFDLVASNGVSTINISNLTTHREIEWD
- the LOC122010325 gene encoding GDSL esterase/lipase CPRD49-like isoform X2, with amino-acid sequence MVGPARPVFVLFGSSIVQFSFSNGGWGAILADVYARKADIILRGYLGWNSRRGVQVLEEVFPKDAAVQPSLVIVYFGGNDSMGSHSSGLGPHVPLPEYIENMRKIGTHLKSLSGKTRVIFLSNPPVNEEMIRCAQSDGIHLSSEGSKILVAEIIKILKEADWKPSLYWKSMPTEFSEDSPFDLVASNGVSTINISNLTTHREIEWD